From Triticum aestivum cultivar Chinese Spring chromosome 7B, IWGSC CS RefSeq v2.1, whole genome shotgun sequence:
GTgaacggcggcggggggggggggggttggcggcCGGATCTAGTGCGGGGTTACGGTGACACGACACGGTGGGTGGGCGGACGACATCAGCAGTGCGGCGGGTGGCGGGAGGAAGAGGACGCACGATGGAGGAAAGGAATGAACATCTGGAGGtggagatgcaaatttgcatctcgaggtgttgtattttacatcacttGGGCGAGATGATGTAATTTTTTTTACATCTACATCATCTTTTGATGCTCTAAAGGCACAAGACATGATCTTACTGATATAGTACGGTGGCAGAGCACTTTTGTCCGGTGAGACATCCCTCGTGATCTGTTTATAAATTGGCTCATAAGCATAAGATAATTTGCTTTTTTTATTTAATTAAGCATTAATTACAGCATTAAGCGTTGCATGCAGTAAATTGGGTTGTTAATTATTTTTTTCgtaacagaggcaaaaaaattgcctcgtcgattaattaagaagaagagaattgcccggttaatgtACGGAAAACCAGGCTAAAACCGATACAATCAGACCATAATTGGGTTACTCATCAATCATGACCCCACAAGCACTCGTGCAACCCGCCAAACCCTCCTAACACGCAATAACTCCTCACGCTTGTACACCACAATTTTGAACCCGACAAGAACATCCCAACAAAAGATAGTGGACCACGCCGAAACCACATATGACGACCCAAACCATGAGGATGAGCCGAGGGACCGGGAATCATCCATTAAGCAGTTGCGGGCGTGGCACCACTCTTTTTGCCTTTGCACCTTGGTGGCTTCTCCTTCACTATACCAGACCGAGGGCAATCACTCGCCTTCTTGTATTTGCCCTTGTATGTCGTTCCCGTCAGGAGGCAAGCAATCGCCCTTCCAGTTCCAGGGCTAACAGTCTCCATGCTAGTGAGCAAGTCACAAAGCTCTTTTGCAAAGAAAGCATTGGAATTATCCGTCGGCGGGGGTGGAATGGGTGCAGAAGCCACATGTGAGTGCGCAGCCGAGTTCACCTCACTCAACTCACATGTCAAGGTTGAATCATGTCCCTCACACGTGGTTGCTTGCGTGTCCACCATCATATGCTCTATTGATAGAGGTGAATCAGAGCTCGCACATAACACTTGAAGCTCGGGCATCACCTGCAGCACCGGAGGCACAACCACGGGAATGCTCCCGCCCTCAACGGTAGACATCACAGTGGGCAAGGCAGACGGCGATGATGAGTTGTCCATAACTCTAGGGGAGAAACAACCATAGAGCTCCCCAACTCTGTTCTCCACTGAGCCACCAACATCAACCTCGCTAGGAGGATGTGGCGTAGGAGCAGATTGCAACACAACCGACACAAGAGAGAGCTTTCCCAGAGCAGCCTCCGCTCGCTCCAGAAACCTCCCAACGCGCACCAGGAGTTCAGCCTGGGCAGCTAGAGTGGACTGTAGCAGCACATCAGATGGGGTTGCCGACTCAGCGTGAGCGGAAACGACCGATGCCCAGGACCTGCGGTGAAGCACCTTGGAGGGGAGCTGGGATACCATCGGACCATCACAAGGAGTTGGAGCTCGGTAATGCTCGGTGTCGAGGCGAGACCGTGGCGGCATGGGAAGGCATGCAAGTGAGCTGAATGGACGCCAAGCATTGCGACACCCACGCGCCCAGTGGTCGTTCTCCAAACAGCGGCAGCACCTCAAGGGATCTGTGCAATCAGCGGCTCGATGACCAGGAGCAAGGCATCTGCAACACCTACCAAAGAGCCAAGCCGGAATGGGACGAGGGGGTAATGCCGGAGTTGGCAACTCCAGTCGGCGCAGGCCACGCCGAGGCAGCACATCTTGCCATCCTCCAGTCGCCTCCCTCTCGGGCATCACACACTGATCAGCATGCTGAGCTGCCGGGACAGAGCTTTTGGCAGCCGATGGCGTCAATGGGGCCAACTCCTCCTCTTCCTTATCGTCAACATTCTCGTCACCAAGGGAAGCCCAGGACACATGCCGCCCCATGCCTAAGTCGGCCGGGGACGCGTCGGCGGGCGCTGTCGGGGACGAGTCGAAGATGAGCGCTGCTGGAGACGAAGCGGGAACGGAGGGCTCTGTCGAAGCCGAAGATGTCGTCGCCTCCTCCCCGAGGAGCGTACGTGCCACCCTTCACCCTTGGACGGTTGGGTCGGCGCGGCGGGAGGCCAGGATGGCCGCGGCGAGAGCTGACGCGGGAgctggagcgggaggcggcgggcaGCCGGCACTCAGCACGGCAGGAGTGGCCGCCGCCGTCGTGACCGACGCGGATGCGGGCCGAGGTCGTGGGTCGGGGCGGCGAGAGGCGAGGGCGGTCGCGGGAACTGGAGCAGCGGGCGGCGAGGAGCCGGCGCTCGGCACGGCCGGAGTGGCCGCCGCTGTCGCGGTCGACGCAGGCGCGGGTTGAGGTCGTGGATGAGCACCCATGGCGTCACCCCGCGAGGAGAAGCACGTAGGCTGCAAGAGGGCGTCGAGAGGATGCCGGATCTGGACCGGGCAGGTGCAGGGGAGGCCGAAGAAGAGAGATCaggacggcggcgccgccggcgcaggcgggctCTGGCTCGCGAGAGCCATGTGCGCTCCGGCTCTCTCCTTTTGATTTCAATTCGGCTGTTAATTATTGACTATACAACGTAGTGGCAAGGGGCGTTGCATGGTTGCAGCATGCTGTGCTACACACTCGCAAACATGCATAGAAACGCCCTCCACACCCCCGAGCCACCACAGGCCAGAAAATTATGGGAGCTTAGTAACTAGATAGATATTGGCGTTCAACTAGAACAGGAATCAtgggaaaagggaaagaaaaagagagaaagagatcGCGGCTAGGATTCTAGGTTCTTCACAAAAACGGTGAGGATGGCTTGTGAACTGAGACAGTGGCAGAAAACATGGAAGCGCGCGGTCATACATGCTGCCTTAATAAAAATTATTAAAATGACTCGAGGACACAAGCCCCCAATGGAGGAAAGAACGCATCAGGTATGCACATAAACTAGTCTGATCTAATCTGAAAGCCCGCCACACTGGGATCTTTGAATACCAACGTATACACACCGACCCCGGCCCCTGTTTATTCATTCAACGGCAATGAAAAACTCAATCTTTCAACGGTATGTACGCCACCAATCTCACAAAAAAAAATAAGCAATCTACAGGAGACCGAAAGCAAAGTCGGCAACAGATTTCAACAGAAACAAATCCATATTCTTCGACGCTGCGTGCTCCGTGCGCGCGCATGCGCATGAGCCGCTTCTTCCTCGAAGATCACATGGCGCCATGGCGGGTACTCTACGTACGTACGTCGACAGTGACGAGTCCGCGGCATCTCATTTTCAATCCTCGTCGCGCATTTGATTCCTGATCGACCCGCTAATTAATGCGGTATGTGCCGCGCGTTGACGTTTGGTGGTGCTCCGATGCGACCGTCCGAGAGTGGACGGCGCACCGAGACCGATGATCGAATCCCGCCGCTTTCAGACTCGCCGGACGAtcgccttctcctcctccggctcctcctcgcTGTCGCCGTCGACCCTGCCGCCGAGGCAGTCGAACCGCACGCTCCCCTTGTTGTTGGCCGAGCCCACGGACCCGTCCGACGTCTTCTCACGAACGGTTCTTGGCAGCGGCGGCGCCGTCGGAGTCGTAGGGGCGGGCGCTCCCACCGCCTCCGCGTCCGGCGCCCTCCTCGAGGCCGCCCAGAACGGCACCCTAGAGGAGAATGTCCTGGCGATGAACGACGGCCAGCGGTCGGACCGGCCGATCCGCGCGCTCCGTGCGCCGGCGTCCCGCGCCACCGTGCGGCGCAGGCTCTCCTCGCCCGCGGCTACCATGTCCCTGCGCACGTGCTCCGGGAGGCGCAGCGTGAACCGCTCCAGGTCGCCGTCGAACCGCGCAGAGAGGGAGTGGCCCGTCGAGTGCGCGCGCGAGAACGGCCGCCCCGACCGCGACCGCACGGCGCGGCGCAGGCTCCCGATCCGCTCCAGCTCCGCCGCCTCTCTCATCCTCTCCTCCTGCGCCTCGCCATCGCCATCGCGGTTCATGTCGATGGCCACCTCCGGCGCCCGCTGCTCCTCCCCGCCAGCGCCGTCCGCTTCGGCCGCGGCCGGGGCCGGCTCCTCGGGGGCGAGGCTGCAGCGGCAGACGGGGCAGGTGACGTGGCCGGCGAGCCACTCCCCGATGCAGTCCGGGTGGAACGCGTGGCTGCACTTGGGGAGGAGGCGGAGCTGGTCCCCGTCCTCAAACTCGCTGAGGCAGACGGCGCACTCGAGCACGGTCGTGTCGTCGTCGCCCTTGCCTCCTGCGTCCTTGTCCCGGAGCGCCCTCGCCTCGGCGTAGGTCATGGCGGGGAACGAGGCGACCACCTCCGGGTCGAGCCCGCGCGGCcgagcctgctgctgctgctgctgctcctgctggcGCGACAGCACGAGGAACGCGGCGGCCGGGATGGTGGGGGAGTTGCCGCGGCCGCACTGGCGGATGTAGATGGAGAagaagccgatgaagaagaaggtggcgaTGAGCGCGACGAGGAGCACCACCATGGGCGCGCTGAAGCTGGGCGGCTTCCTCGCGCCGTACACGACCCCTCTCCCGCCGTCGCCCTTCTTGTCCCACGCGTCCTCGTCGTCCGCCTGCGCGACCGCGCCGGCCGCGAGGACGAGCGCCGCGAGCAGCAGCGCATGGCGGCgaggcttcggcgtcggcgtcggcatcgtcgGCGCGTCTCTCGGTGCCGCGGGAGCGCGCTGGCGTATAAAAACGAACTTG
This genomic window contains:
- the LOC123162771 gene encoding E3 ubiquitin-protein ligase ATL31, whose translation is MPTPTPKPRRHALLLAALVLAAGAVAQADDEDAWDKKGDGGRGVVYGARKPPSFSAPMVVLLVALIATFFFIGFFSIYIRQCGRGNSPTIPAAAFLVLSRQQEQQQQQQARPRGLDPEVVASFPAMTYAEARALRDKDAGGKGDDDTTVLECAVCLSEFEDGDQLRLLPKCSHAFHPDCIGEWLAGHVTCPVCRCSLAPEEPAPAAAEADGAGGEEQRAPEVAIDMNRDGDGEAQEERMREAAELERIGSLRRAVRSRSGRPFSRAHSTGHSLSARFDGDLERFTLRLPEHVRRDMVAAGEESLRRTVARDAGARSARIGRSDRWPSFIARTFSSRVPFWAASRRAPDAEAVGAPAPTTPTAPPLPRTVREKTSDGSVGSANNKGSVRFDCLGGRVDGDSEEEPEEEKAIVRRV